One Setaria italica strain Yugu1 chromosome II, Setaria_italica_v2.0, whole genome shotgun sequence DNA segment encodes these proteins:
- the LOC101772901 gene encoding uncharacterized protein LOC101772901 isoform X2, protein MLEWFEGLGVEMEISDMSFSVSTQLGTGGSRCEWGSRNGISGLLAQKSNAISPSFWCMIREILKFKDDALKYLEDRENNPDMDRNETLGQFIQSHGYSQFFQEAYLIPICACIWSCPSQGVLGFSAFFVLSFCRNHHLLQLFGRPQWLTVKGRSHTYVQKVREELESLGCLIKTSCEIKSVSSSDGGLRVTTVDGSEETYDRVIFGVHAPDALKLLGAEATHEELRILGAFQYVYSDIYLHCDKSMMPRSSSAWSSWNFLGTTSKGVCVTYWLNLLQNIESTDRPFLVTLNPPHVPDHVLLKWYTSHPVPSVAAAKASLELHHIQGNRGIWFCGAYQGYGFHEDGLKAGKSAAQDLLGNKKGLLENPKQMIPSWTEAGARLLVARFLGQYISVGNLVLLEEGGTMFSFGEAGKKCHAKSVLRVHDPMFYWKVATEADLGLADAYINGYFSFVDKREGLLNLFLILIANRDANKSTSSGTSKRGWWTPLLLTAGVASAKYFLRHISRKNSVTQTRQNISQHYDLSNEFFSLFLDPSMTYSCAIFKTEDESLEAAQRRKIGLLIDKAKVERDHHVLEIGCGWGSLAIQLVKQTGCKYTGITLSVEQLQYAQKKVKEAGLEDHISFMLCDYRQIPTRRKYDRIISCEMIEGVGHEYMDDFFGCCESLLAQDGLFVLQFISIPEERYEEYRRSSDFIKEYIFPGGCLPSLARITSAMSAASRLCIEHLENIGYHYYPTLIRWRDNFMANKDAISALGFDDKFIRIWEYYFIYCAAGFKSRTLGNYQIVFSRPGNDKLGDNDPYASFPAANQDSS, encoded by the exons ATGCTCGAATGGTTTGAAGGACTcggggtggagatggagatatcCGACATGTCCTTCTCAGTGAGCACACAATTGGGGACCGGCGGCAGCAGATGCGAGTGGGGTAGCCGAAATGGCATCTCAGGCCTCTTGGCGCAGAAAAGCAATGCAATCAGCCCTAGTTTCTGGTGCATGATCCGTGAGATACTCAAGTTCAAGGACGATGCTCTCAA GTACTTGGAGGACCGTGAAAACAACCCTGACATGGACCGGAATGAGACTCTGGGGCAATTTATTCAGTCTCATGGATATTCCCAGTTCTTCCAAGAGGCTTACCTC ATCCCGATCTGTGCGTGTATATGGTCATGTCCATCTCAAGGGGTTCTGGGATTCTCTGCTTTCTTTGTGCTCTCATTCTGCCGCAACCACCACCTTCTTCAG CTGTTTGGTCGCCCCCAGTGGCTCACTGTCAAGGGTCGTTCGCATACCTATGTGCAGAAG GTAAGGGAGGAGTTGGAAAGCTTGGGTTGCCTAATTAAAACCAGCTGCGAGATTAAGTCTGTTTCAAGTTCCGATGGAG GTCTCAGGGTGACAACAGTTGATGGTTCAGAGGAGACGTATGACAGAGTCATATTTGGTGTCCATGCGCCTGATGCTCTAAAGCTGCTAGGAGCTGAAGCAACGCACGAGGAATTGAGAATCCTAGGTGCTTTTCAGTATGTCTACAG TGATATATACCTCCATTGCGATAAAAGTATGATGCCACGGAGTTCGTCAGCTTGGAGTTCCTGGAACTTCCTGGGGACGACAAGCAAGGGGGTTTGTGTAACCTACTGGTTAAATCTGCTTCAG AACATAGAATCTACAGACAGGCCTTTTCTGGTGACACTGAACCCTCCTCATGTCCCGGATCATGTCTTGCTCAAATGGTACACTAGCCACCCTGTCCCATCTGTGGCTGCCGCAAAGGCTTCTCTTGAGCTTCATCACATTCAAGGAAACAGAGGAATTTGGTTCTGCGGTGCATACCAAG GTTATGGTTTCCATGAAGATGGACTCAAG GCTGGGAAATCTGCAGCTCAAGATTTGCTCGGTAATAAGAAGGGCCTTCTGGAGAACCCAAAACAGATGATCCCATCGTGGACTGAGGCTGGAGCACGTCTTCTGGTAGCAAGATTTCTTGGCCAATACATATCCGTCGGTAACTTGGT TTTGCTTGAAGAAGGAGGCACTATGTTCAGTTTCGGTGAAGCAGGCAAAAAATGCCATGCGAAATCTGTCCTGCGTGTCCATGATCCCATGTTTTACTGGAAG GTTGCAACAGAAGCAGACCTTGGCTTGGCAGATGCCTATATTAACGGTTATTTCTCTTTTGTTGACAAGAGAGAAGGTCTTCTGAATCTTTTCCTG ATTCTCATTGCAAACAGGGATGCAAACAAGAGTACTAGCAGTGGGACCAGTAAAAG GGGTTGGTGGACACCCCTGCTTTTGACAGCTGGGGTCGCCTCTGCTAAATACTTTCTCCGCCACATTTCAAGGAAGAATTCTGTCACACAAACACGTCAAAACATCTCTCAACATTATGATTTG AGTAATGAATTCTTCTCACTTTTTCTGGATCCATCGATGACTTACTCTTGTGCCATCTTCAAG ACGGAGGATGAAAGCTTAGAGGCAGCCCAGCGACGTAAAATTGGCCTTCTAATAGACAAG GCTAAAGTCGAGCGGGATCACCATGTTCTTGAGATTGGTTGCGGCTGGGGCAGCTTAGCGATCCAATTGGTGAAGCAAACTGGCTGCAAATACACTGGGATCACATTATCTGTGGAGCAACTACAATATGCGCAGAAAAAAGTGAAAGAAGCTGGCTTAGAG GACCACATAAGCTTCATGCTGTGTGACTATCGTCAAATACCAACTCGCCGCAAATACGACAGGATCATATCTTG TGAAATGATCGAGGGTGTTGGGCACGAGTACATGGACGATTTCTTCGGCTGCTGCGAGTCCCTTTTGGCTCAAGACGGCCTGTTTGTCCTGCAG TTCATCTCGATCCCAGAAGAACGGTACGAGGAGTACAGGCGGAGCTCGGACTTCATCAAAGAGTACATCTTCCCCGGGGGCTGCCTCCCTTCGTTGGCCCGGATCACGTCTGCCATGTCCGCAGCATCAAGGCTCTG CATCGAGCACCTTGAGAACATCGGGTACCATTACTACCCGACGCTGATACGCTGGAGGGACAACTTCATGGCCAACAAGGA TGCGATTTCGGCCCTGGGCTTTGATGATAAATTCATCCGTATCTGGGAGTATTACTTCATATACTGCGCCGCCGGTTTCAAGTCGCGGACACTTGGGAATTACCAG ATTGTGTTTTCCCGCCCTGGCAACGACAAGCTGGGCGACAACGACCCTTACGCAAGCTTCCCGGCAGCCAATCAAGATAGCTCATGA
- the LOC101774796 gene encoding auxin-responsive protein SAUR41, whose protein sequence is MVEKKLTAAMEKGRRPGLITKTLDRCRSARRSKPQPAPAVGCFTVCVGAGRQRFVVRTECVNHRLFRALLEEAEEAFGYAAAGPLALPCDADAFVRVLEQIEEEAAAGEVVPRCGLARGHSAYRLLAAGRPLLVGRS, encoded by the coding sequence ATGGTTGAGAAGAAGCTGACCGCGGCCATGGAGAAAGGGAGGAGGCCGGGGCTGATCACGAAGACGCTGGACCGGTGCCGGagcgcgcggaggagcaagccgcagccggcgccggcggtgggctGCTTCACGGTGTGCGTCGGCGCGGGGCGGCAGCGGTTCGTGGTCCGCACGGAGTGCGTCAACCACCGCCTGTTCCGGGCGCTgctggaggaggccgaggaggcaTTCGGGTACGCGGCCGCCGGCCCGCTCGCGCTGCCCTGCGACGCCGACGCCTTCGTGCGGGTGCTGGAGCAgatcgaggaggaggccgccgccggcgaggtggtgcCGAGGTGTGGCCTCGCCAGGGGCCACTCCGCGTACaggctgctcgccgccggccggccgctccTCGTCGGCCGGTCCTAG
- the LOC101773728 gene encoding transmembrane emp24 domain-containing protein p24beta2, which translates to MGVVVRRGLGSGVFLVLLWLVAFLRDAAAIRFVIDREECFSHNVDYEGDTVHVSFVVIKADTPWHYTQDGVDLVVKDPRGDQIHDSRGKTSDKFEFVVHKRGVHRFCFTNKSPYHETVDFDVHIGHFSYFDQHAKDEHFGPLFEQIAKLDEALYNIQFEQHWLEAQTDRQAILNENMSRRAVHKALFESAGLVAASVVQVYLMRRLFERKLGSSRV; encoded by the exons ATGGGGGTCGTCGTCAGGAGGGGTCTCGGATCGGGGGTGTTCCTGGTCCTCCTGTGGCTCGTGGCTTTCTTGCGCGATGCCGCGGCCATCCGCTTCGTGATCGACAGGGAGGAGTGCTTCTCCCACAACGTCGACTACGAAGGGGATACCGTCCATGTATCCTTCGTTGTCATCAAGGCGGACACGCCGTGGCATTACACCCAGGACGGCGTGGATCTTGTG GTTAAAGATCCTAGAGGTGATCAAATCCATGATTCTCGTGGCAAGACTAGCGATAAGTTCGAATTCGTAGTTCACAAGCGAGGTGTCCATCGCTTCTGCTTCACTAACAAGTCACCATACCATGAAACTGTTGACTTTGATGTGCACATCGGCCATTTTTCATATTTTGACCAGCATGCTAAAGATG AGCACTTTGGCCCTTTGTTTGAACAAATTGCGAAGTTGGATGAGGCCCTCTACAACATTCAGTTCGAACAGCACTGGTTAGAGGCCCAAACTGACCGCCAAGCAATAT TAAACGAGAACATGAGCAGGAGGGCAGTTCACAAGGCACTCTTTGAATCAGCTGGCCTAGTTGCAGCCAGCGTTGTGCAGGTCTACCTCATGCGCCGCCTCTTCGAGCGCAAGCTGGGGAGTTCTAGGGTCTAA
- the LOC101753469 gene encoding uncharacterized protein LOC101753469: MAVAAAWLPPTAARRSSLSSLRSPFVAPISIHVPRRAPPPCPSPNPIPRRSRLVVASAQFDFARAVQTAWRVGTDAVEAGSNFVPGSVPRPIARIGVTFAAVSVALFLLKSVVSTALFVLAMMGLIYLGFLAMNPKEASGSRMDETGGNPSEDPVEEARRIMEKYK; encoded by the exons atggccgtggccgccgcctgGCTCCCCCctaccgccgcccgccggagcagCTTATCCTCGCTGCGCTCTCCATTCGTAGCGCCTATCTCCATCCACGTGCCACGGCGGGCGCCGCCTCCTTGTCCCAGTCCCAATCCCATCCCTCGAAGGTCGCGCCTCGTCGTCGCATCCGCGCAGTTCGACTTCGCCAGAG CTGTTCAAACAGCATGGAGGGTTGGTACTGATGCTGTGGAGGCAGGGAGTAATTTTGTCCCA GGTTCAGTTCCACGGCCAATCGCTAGGATAGGTGTTACTTTTGCTGCTGTGTCGGTTGCCCTTTTCCTTCTCAAATCCGTTGTCTCCACTGCATTATTTGTGCTG GCTATGATGGGGCTTATATATCTTGGCTTCCTGGCTATGAACCCAAAGGAGGCCTCTGGCTCTAGGATGGATGAAACAGGTGGCAACCCATCGGAAGATCCTGTTGAAGAGGCCCGGCGCATAATGGAGAAATACAAGTAA
- the LOC101772496 gene encoding peroxidase 73, producing MERWRKRGSLLAVAAVALVAALLPSGEAKLSPDYYRSTCPDVEAIVREAVAKKVNETFVTVPATLRLFFHDCFVEGCDASVIIASRDNDAEKDAPGNVSLAGDGFDTVVRAKAEVEKACPGVVSCADILAIAARDVVTMSSGPHWPVELGRLDGLVSKAGSVAGRLPGPDMRVDDLAALFAKHNLTTLDMVALSGAHTVGFAHCTRFTGRLYRHGVAGGGGGGGASVDPSYDPAYARQLMEACPPDVGATIAVDMDPVTPTAFDNAYYGNLAGGMGLFTSDQALYSDGASRPAVGDFAKNQTRFFEAFKDAMVKLGRVGVKTGRHGEIRRDCTAFNK from the exons ATGGAGAGATGGAGAAAACGCGGGAGCTTGCTCGCCGTCGCAGCCGTGGCCCTGGTGGCAGCATTGCTGCCGTCCGGCGAGGCGAAGCTGTCCCCGGACTACTACCGGTCGACGTGCCCGGACGTCGAGGCGATCGTGCGGGAGGCGGTGGCCAAGAAGGTCAACGAGACCTTCGTCACTGTCCCAGCCACGCTCAGGctcttcttccacgactgcttcgtcgaG GGCTGTGACGCCTCCGTCATCATCGCGTCCCGCGACAACGACGCCGAGAAGGACGCGCCGGGCAACGTgtccctcgccggcgacggcttcGACACCGTGGTGCGCGCCAAGGCCGAGGTCGAGAAGGCGTGCCCTGGCGtggtctcctgcgccgacatcctcgccatcgccgccagGGACGTCGTCACCATG TCTTCCGGCCCGCACTGGCCCGTCGAGCTCGGCCGGCTGGACGGTCTCGTCTCCAAGGCCGGCAGCGTCGCGGGCAGGCTGCCGGGGCCGGACATGCGCGTCGACGACCTCGCCGCCCTGTTCGCCAAGCACAACCTCACCACGCTCGACATGGTCGCGCTCTCGGGCGCGCACACCGTCGGGTTCGCGCACTGCACCCGCTTCACGGGCCGCCTCTACCGCCACGGcgtcgctggcggcggcggcggtggcggcgcgtcgGTGGACCCGTCGTACGACCCCGCGTACGCGCGGCAGCTCATGGAGGCGTGCCCGCCGGACGTCGGCGCGACCATCGCCGTCGACATGGACCCGGTCACCCCGACCGCCTTCGACAACGCCTACTACGGCAACCTCGCCGGCGGGATGGGCCTGTTCACCTCCGACCAGGCGCTGTACAGCGACGGCGCGTCGCGGCCGGCGGTCGGGGACTTCGCCAAGAACCAGACGCGCTTCTTCGAGGCGTTCAAGGACGCCATGGTCAAGCTGGGCAGAGTTGGGGTGAAGACCGGCAGGCATGGGGAGATCAGGAGAGACTGCACCGCGTTCAACAAGTAG
- the LOC101774396 gene encoding 60S ribosomal protein L7a-1: MAPKRGGKAPVPAKKKTVVTNPLFEKRPKQFGIGGALPPKKDLHRFVKWPKVVRIQRQRRILKQRLKVPPALNQFTRTLDKNLATNLFKMLLKYRPEDKAAKKERLLKRAQAEAEGKTVEAKKPIVVKYGLNHVTYLIEQNKAQLVVIAHDVDPIELVVWLPALCRKMEVPYCIVKGKARLGSIVHKKTASVLCLTTVKNEDKLEFSKILEAIKANFNDKFDEVRKKWGGGIMGSKSQAKTKAREKLLAKEAAQRMT; this comes from the exons ATG GCCCCGAAGCGAGGTGGTAAGGCGCCGGTACCGGCCAAGAAGAAAACA GTGGTAACGAACCCTCTGTTCGAGAAGAGGCCGAAGCAGTTCGGTATTGGCGGTGCGCTTCCGCCCAAGAAGGACCTGCACCGGTTCGTCAAGTGGCCCAAGGTTGTGCGCAtccagcgccagcgccgcaTCCTCAAGCAGCGCCTCAAGGTGCCGCCGGCGCTCAACCAGTTCACCCGGACTCTCGACAAGAACCTCG CTACCAACCTGTTTAAGATGCTTCTCAAGTACCGCCCTGAGGACAAGGCTGCCAAGAAGGAGAGGCTTTTGAAGAGGGCTCAGGCTGAGGCTGAAGGGAAAACCGTTGAGGCCAAGAAACCAATTGTTGTGAAATATGGCCTTAACCATGTGACCTACCTCATTGAACAG aaCAAGGCCCAGCTTGTTGTCATCGCTCATGATGTGGATCCTATTGAGCTGGTCGTGTGGCTTCCAGCCCTGTGCAGGAAGATGGAGGTCCCTTACTGCATTGTTAAAGGAAAGGCTCGCCTTGGATCG ATTGTTCACAAGAAGACTGCATCTGTCCTGTGCCTGACCACTGTCAAGAATGAGGACAAGCTTGAGTTCAGCAAGATCTTGGAGGCTATTAAG GCGAACTTCAACGACAAGTTCGACGAGGTCAGGAAGAAGTGGGGAGGTGGCATCATGGGCTCCAAGTCGCAAGCGAAGACCAAGGCCAGGGAAAAGCTGCTCGCCAAGGAGGCTGCACAGCGGATGACCTAG
- the LOC101772901 gene encoding uncharacterized protein LOC101772901 isoform X1 — MRVAVVGAGVSGLAAAHELARSGAGARVTVYEKEDCLGGHARTVAVEDAAAGTVHLDLGFMVFNRVTYPNMLEWFEGLGVEMEISDMSFSVSTQLGTGGSRCEWGSRNGISGLLAQKSNAISPSFWCMIREILKFKDDALKYLEDRENNPDMDRNETLGQFIQSHGYSQFFQEAYLIPICACIWSCPSQGVLGFSAFFVLSFCRNHHLLQLFGRPQWLTVKGRSHTYVQKVREELESLGCLIKTSCEIKSVSSSDGGLRVTTVDGSEETYDRVIFGVHAPDALKLLGAEATHEELRILGAFQYVYSDIYLHCDKSMMPRSSSAWSSWNFLGTTSKGVCVTYWLNLLQNIESTDRPFLVTLNPPHVPDHVLLKWYTSHPVPSVAAAKASLELHHIQGNRGIWFCGAYQGYGFHEDGLKAGKSAAQDLLGNKKGLLENPKQMIPSWTEAGARLLVARFLGQYISVGNLVLLEEGGTMFSFGEAGKKCHAKSVLRVHDPMFYWKVATEADLGLADAYINGYFSFVDKREGLLNLFLILIANRDANKSTSSGTSKRGWWTPLLLTAGVASAKYFLRHISRKNSVTQTRQNISQHYDLSNEFFSLFLDPSMTYSCAIFKTEDESLEAAQRRKIGLLIDKAKVERDHHVLEIGCGWGSLAIQLVKQTGCKYTGITLSVEQLQYAQKKVKEAGLEDHISFMLCDYRQIPTRRKYDRIISCEMIEGVGHEYMDDFFGCCESLLAQDGLFVLQFISIPEERYEEYRRSSDFIKEYIFPGGCLPSLARITSAMSAASRLCIEHLENIGYHYYPTLIRWRDNFMANKDAISALGFDDKFIRIWEYYFIYCAAGFKSRTLGNYQIVFSRPGNDKLGDNDPYASFPAANQDSS; from the exons ATGAGAGTAGCGGTGGTGGGCGCCGGCGTGAGcggcctggcggcggcgcacgagcTGGCgcggagcggcgccggcgcgcgcgtgaCGGTGTACGAGAAGGAGGACTGCCTCGGCGGGCACGCCCGTACTGTGGCCgtcgaggacgccgccgccggtacCGTCCACCTCGACCTCGGCTTCATGGTCTTCAACCGG GTAACATACCCGAACATGCTCGAATGGTTTGAAGGACTcggggtggagatggagatatcCGACATGTCCTTCTCAGTGAGCACACAATTGGGGACCGGCGGCAGCAGATGCGAGTGGGGTAGCCGAAATGGCATCTCAGGCCTCTTGGCGCAGAAAAGCAATGCAATCAGCCCTAGTTTCTGGTGCATGATCCGTGAGATACTCAAGTTCAAGGACGATGCTCTCAA GTACTTGGAGGACCGTGAAAACAACCCTGACATGGACCGGAATGAGACTCTGGGGCAATTTATTCAGTCTCATGGATATTCCCAGTTCTTCCAAGAGGCTTACCTC ATCCCGATCTGTGCGTGTATATGGTCATGTCCATCTCAAGGGGTTCTGGGATTCTCTGCTTTCTTTGTGCTCTCATTCTGCCGCAACCACCACCTTCTTCAG CTGTTTGGTCGCCCCCAGTGGCTCACTGTCAAGGGTCGTTCGCATACCTATGTGCAGAAG GTAAGGGAGGAGTTGGAAAGCTTGGGTTGCCTAATTAAAACCAGCTGCGAGATTAAGTCTGTTTCAAGTTCCGATGGAG GTCTCAGGGTGACAACAGTTGATGGTTCAGAGGAGACGTATGACAGAGTCATATTTGGTGTCCATGCGCCTGATGCTCTAAAGCTGCTAGGAGCTGAAGCAACGCACGAGGAATTGAGAATCCTAGGTGCTTTTCAGTATGTCTACAG TGATATATACCTCCATTGCGATAAAAGTATGATGCCACGGAGTTCGTCAGCTTGGAGTTCCTGGAACTTCCTGGGGACGACAAGCAAGGGGGTTTGTGTAACCTACTGGTTAAATCTGCTTCAG AACATAGAATCTACAGACAGGCCTTTTCTGGTGACACTGAACCCTCCTCATGTCCCGGATCATGTCTTGCTCAAATGGTACACTAGCCACCCTGTCCCATCTGTGGCTGCCGCAAAGGCTTCTCTTGAGCTTCATCACATTCAAGGAAACAGAGGAATTTGGTTCTGCGGTGCATACCAAG GTTATGGTTTCCATGAAGATGGACTCAAG GCTGGGAAATCTGCAGCTCAAGATTTGCTCGGTAATAAGAAGGGCCTTCTGGAGAACCCAAAACAGATGATCCCATCGTGGACTGAGGCTGGAGCACGTCTTCTGGTAGCAAGATTTCTTGGCCAATACATATCCGTCGGTAACTTGGT TTTGCTTGAAGAAGGAGGCACTATGTTCAGTTTCGGTGAAGCAGGCAAAAAATGCCATGCGAAATCTGTCCTGCGTGTCCATGATCCCATGTTTTACTGGAAG GTTGCAACAGAAGCAGACCTTGGCTTGGCAGATGCCTATATTAACGGTTATTTCTCTTTTGTTGACAAGAGAGAAGGTCTTCTGAATCTTTTCCTG ATTCTCATTGCAAACAGGGATGCAAACAAGAGTACTAGCAGTGGGACCAGTAAAAG GGGTTGGTGGACACCCCTGCTTTTGACAGCTGGGGTCGCCTCTGCTAAATACTTTCTCCGCCACATTTCAAGGAAGAATTCTGTCACACAAACACGTCAAAACATCTCTCAACATTATGATTTG AGTAATGAATTCTTCTCACTTTTTCTGGATCCATCGATGACTTACTCTTGTGCCATCTTCAAG ACGGAGGATGAAAGCTTAGAGGCAGCCCAGCGACGTAAAATTGGCCTTCTAATAGACAAG GCTAAAGTCGAGCGGGATCACCATGTTCTTGAGATTGGTTGCGGCTGGGGCAGCTTAGCGATCCAATTGGTGAAGCAAACTGGCTGCAAATACACTGGGATCACATTATCTGTGGAGCAACTACAATATGCGCAGAAAAAAGTGAAAGAAGCTGGCTTAGAG GACCACATAAGCTTCATGCTGTGTGACTATCGTCAAATACCAACTCGCCGCAAATACGACAGGATCATATCTTG TGAAATGATCGAGGGTGTTGGGCACGAGTACATGGACGATTTCTTCGGCTGCTGCGAGTCCCTTTTGGCTCAAGACGGCCTGTTTGTCCTGCAG TTCATCTCGATCCCAGAAGAACGGTACGAGGAGTACAGGCGGAGCTCGGACTTCATCAAAGAGTACATCTTCCCCGGGGGCTGCCTCCCTTCGTTGGCCCGGATCACGTCTGCCATGTCCGCAGCATCAAGGCTCTG CATCGAGCACCTTGAGAACATCGGGTACCATTACTACCCGACGCTGATACGCTGGAGGGACAACTTCATGGCCAACAAGGA TGCGATTTCGGCCCTGGGCTTTGATGATAAATTCATCCGTATCTGGGAGTATTACTTCATATACTGCGCCGCCGGTTTCAAGTCGCGGACACTTGGGAATTACCAG ATTGTGTTTTCCCGCCCTGGCAACGACAAGCTGGGCGACAACGACCCTTACGCAAGCTTCCCGGCAGCCAATCAAGATAGCTCATGA
- the LOC101773316 gene encoding acyl-[acyl-carrier-protein] desaturase 4, chloroplastic — MPGHMTMMALAWASSSPSSVKLRFGSGGGGKTTTTSAMPLVTKRSSSSAHLLGRGRALAAAAATATAACDEQRLQKEELLIRLDKERWVEEHMLSLLTPVAEAWQPADLLPTFAAAADEQRSQVAELQARAAGVPDELLVCLVGNMVTEEALPTYMTMGNRTGGAASDATGCDGHGWARWLRGWTAEENRHGDILNRYLYLCGRVDMSQVERTVHHLLRGGMRILEPSCPYHAFIYGAFQERATFVSHARTARRAALHGDACLARLCGVVAADERRHEAAYTRAVARCFEADPDALVRALAAVMRAKVTMPGQFMTDGRDDDLFQHFSAVAQRAGVYTAADYGDMVEHFVRRWGVAELAGLSGEGRRAQDYVCGLPRKIRRMEELAHDRAAQKETQSVSFSWLFDRPVRLH; from the coding sequence ATGCCGGGGCACATGACGATGATGGCATTGGCATGGGCATCGTCATCACCCTCGTCAGTGAAGCTTCGCTtcggcagcggaggcggcggcaagacgacgacgacgagcgcgaTGCCGCTGGTCACGAAGCGCTCTTCTTCGTCAGCACACCTCCTCGGCCGCGGCCGGGCcctggcagcggcggcggcaacggcgaccGCCGCCTGTGACGAGCAGCGCCTGCAGAAAGAAGAGCTGCTGATTCGCCTGGACAAGGAGAGGTGGGTGGAGGAGCACATGCTGTCGCTGCTCACCCCGGTGGCGGAGGCGTGGCAGCCCGCCGACCTCCTGcccaccttcgccgccgccgccgacgagcagcGGAGCCAGGTCGCGGAGCTCCAGGCCCGGGCCGCCGGCGTGCCCGACGAGCTCCTGGTCTGCCTCGTCGGCAACATGGTCACGGAGGAGGCGCTGCCCACGTACATGACCATGGGCAACCGGACGGGCGGCGCCGCCAGCGACGCCACCGGCTGCGACGGCCACGGCTGGGCACGCTGGCTCCGCGGCTGGACCGCCGAGGAGAACCGCCACGGCGATATCCTCAACCGCTACCTCTACCTGTGCGGCCGCGTCGACATGAGCCAGGTGGAGCGCACGgtgcaccacctcctccgcggcggcatGCGCATCCTCGAGCCCTCCTGCCCCTACCACGCCTTCATCTACGGCGCCTTCCAGGAGCGCGCCACCTTCGTCTCCCACGCCCGCACCGCGAGGCGCGCCGCGCTCCACGGCGACGCCTGCCTCGCCAGGCTCTGCGgggtcgtcgccgccgacgagagGCGACACGAGGCCGCATACACGAGGGCCGTCGCCAGGTGCTTCGAGGCCGACCCGGACGCCCTGGTGCGGGCGCTCGCGGCAGTGATGCGCGCCAAGGTCACCATGCCCGGCCAGTTCATGACCGACGGCCGCGACGACGACCTCTTCCAACACTTCTCAGCGGTGGCGCAGCGAGCGGGGGTGTACACGGCGGCGGACTACGGCGACATGGTGGAGCACTTCGTGCGCAGGTGGGGAGTGGCGGAGCTCGCGGGGCTGtccggcgaggggcggcgcgcgcAAGACTACGTCTGCGGGCTGCCGCGCAAGATCCGCAGGATGGAGGAGCTGGCCCACGACCGCGCAGCCCAAAAGGAGACCCAGTCCGTAAGCTTCAGCTGGTTGTTCGACAGGCCCGTCCGTTTGCACTGA